From a region of the Paenibacillus sp. FSL R10-2734 genome:
- a CDS encoding HlyD family efflux transporter periplasmic adaptor subunit, protein MKIKAGLYIGIAIALIVGGSLLAIKGKDAVSQAESRKQGILDAEQKTIFYQNSPGSIVEVSVAVGDSIKQGEVLFKVKSAEEGETDVLAPEDGSVNRIVVKPGDQIQLGMPMAVLQKNNFYTDLYIQESEIQKLRVNQSIDVHFPYLNHPSEVTGVVTSIAAAPQFASLRMSREKGQADLSMFLVRIAMDANADLLPGMTAEVKLDEITD, encoded by the coding sequence ATGAAGATAAAAGCAGGTTTATATATTGGAATTGCGATTGCGTTAATCGTTGGAGGTTCGCTACTTGCCATAAAAGGAAAGGATGCTGTCAGTCAAGCTGAGAGCAGGAAACAAGGGATTCTTGATGCAGAGCAAAAGACTATATTTTATCAGAACAGTCCAGGGTCAATTGTAGAGGTCAGTGTGGCTGTAGGTGATTCTATAAAACAGGGAGAGGTATTGTTCAAGGTTAAATCCGCTGAAGAAGGAGAAACAGATGTACTCGCGCCGGAGGACGGATCGGTCAACAGGATTGTTGTAAAGCCGGGAGATCAAATACAGCTAGGAATGCCAATGGCGGTTTTGCAAAAAAACAACTTTTATACAGACCTTTACATACAGGAAAGCGAAATCCAAAAGCTAAGGGTGAATCAAAGTATCGACGTTCATTTTCCGTATTTGAACCATCCAAGTGAGGTGACGGGTGTCGTTACTTCCATCGCAGCCGCCCCTCAATTTGCGAGCTTACGCATGTCACGTGAAAAAGGGCAAGCCGATTTAAGCATGTTTCTTGTCCGTATAGCTATGGATGCGAATGCTGATTTGCTTCCGGGGATGACAGCGGAGGTGAAGCTCGATGAAATCACTGATTGA